From the Carya illinoinensis cultivar Pawnee chromosome 4, C.illinoinensisPawnee_v1, whole genome shotgun sequence genome, one window contains:
- the LOC122306907 gene encoding auxin-responsive protein SAUR76-like: MTKGGKLQTKLKSVLKKWNSFSKQSRPIASVGDDASSIISGDHLHPVYVGKSRRRYLVSSDVVDHPLFRELVDRSSSTRGDSEDSTINVACEVVLFEHLLWMLVNADPQPESLDELVEFYAC; encoded by the coding sequence ATGACCAAAGGAGGCAAGCTGCAGACCAAGCTCAAGTCAGTTCTCAAGAAATGGAACTCCTTCAGCAAGCAAAGCCGTCCCATTGCCTCTGTTGGGGACGATGCTTCTTCCATCATCTCTGGAGACCATCTCCACCCCGTCTACGTCGGCAAGTCCCGGAGGCGCTACCTCGTTAGCTCGGACGTGGTCGACCACCCGCTCTTCAGAGAGCTCGTGGATAGGTCTTCCAGTACTAGGGGCGACTCTGAAGACAGCACCATCAACGTTGCCTGCGAGGTTGTTTTGTTTGAGCACTTGCTCTGGATGCTCGTGAATGCTGATCCACAGCCTGAGTCTCTGGATGAACTCGTCGAGTTTTATGCTTGCTGA